The Bacillota bacterium genome includes a region encoding these proteins:
- a CDS encoding ANTAR domain-containing protein, giving the protein MGNQRVVLADNDSASRKNIKAQLSRFDNWVVGEAGDGITALKLVRSRQPDLLITKAFLPGMDGVQVAKIMRQDNLAPVVLVGSSFQQSVLEKARDAGVFAFLQSPVEDSSLLTAVELAAANYREMVRLEGKIQDLERKLQTRKVVEKAKGILMETKGVSEADAFGMMQKQSMNERKGMQTIAEAIIMAHNLMQDI; this is encoded by the coding sequence GTGGGGAACCAGAGAGTCGTACTGGCAGATAATGACAGTGCCTCGAGAAAGAATATTAAGGCTCAGCTCTCACGATTCGATAACTGGGTTGTGGGTGAGGCTGGTGACGGTATAACCGCGCTGAAGCTGGTCAGGAGCAGGCAACCGGACCTGTTGATAACTAAAGCATTTCTACCTGGTATGGATGGTGTGCAGGTGGCTAAAATAATGCGGCAGGATAATCTGGCACCCGTGGTTTTGGTAGGGTCGTCCTTCCAGCAAAGTGTGCTGGAAAAGGCAAGAGATGCAGGTGTTTTTGCCTTTCTGCAAAGCCCCGTGGAAGACTCATCCTTGCTCACAGCGGTAGAGCTGGCGGCTGCAAATTATCGGGAAATGGTGCGACTGGAAGGAAAAATACAAGACCTGGAAAGAAAGCTGCAAACCAGGAAAGTTGTAGAGAAGGCTAAAGGTATACTAATGGAAACAAAGGGTGTGTCAGAGGCGGATGCATTCGGCATGATGCAAAAACAGAGTATGAATGAGAGAAAAGGGATGCAGACCATCGCCGAGGCTATAATAATGGCCCATAATTTAATGCAAGACATATGA
- a CDS encoding FMN-binding glutamate synthase family protein, whose protein sequence is MSFSNGINASAATRTKLRTGDSKCPFSGMCVTCLDGCPGLCEIGKSAIRGKEVLYPQPFGKTTSASEKDYPVDYSHFNIMGTAVGAQGIDADPDKAIFPAVNLETAFGSKGDLKLDLPIVVAGMGSTNVAANNWDHLAAGTAISGAGIVIGENVSAMDPNVEIKDGRVVHSPNLERRVKDFQDWSNGKGFIAVQANVEDTKLGVQEYALDKLGVEAVEIKWGQGAKDIGGEVKLDTLERAQQLKSRGYIVLPDPDDAKVQEAFKAGSFTEFERHSRIGMVEQESFMARVEALRNAGAKYVFLKTGAYRPADLARAVKFASDAKLDLLTVDGAGGGTGMSPWRMMNEWGVPTVYLQAMLVKYCDKLAAKGAYVPPVAIAGGFTLEDHMYKGLAIGAPYTKAIGMARSALSAAMVGKTVGEAIKSGKIPAEYKKYGETMDQIFIGATELKEKLGAEAFNRLPAGAIGVHTYFERLAQGLRQFMCGSRKFALDYLNRNDVVALTKDAAEITGIQYIMDADADEVEQILS, encoded by the coding sequence ATGAGTTTTAGTAATGGAATTAATGCCAGTGCAGCAACCAGAACCAAACTGCGTACCGGTGACAGCAAATGCCCTTTCAGCGGTATGTGTGTAACCTGCTTGGACGGGTGTCCGGGCCTCTGTGAAATCGGAAAATCTGCCATCAGGGGTAAAGAAGTGCTTTATCCACAGCCCTTTGGTAAGACTACTTCCGCTTCGGAAAAAGACTATCCTGTTGATTATTCACATTTTAACATAATGGGTACAGCAGTGGGTGCCCAAGGGATCGATGCTGATCCTGACAAGGCTATTTTCCCGGCTGTCAATCTTGAGACCGCCTTTGGTTCCAAGGGTGACCTTAAGTTAGATCTGCCCATCGTTGTAGCCGGTATGGGTTCCACCAACGTGGCTGCTAATAACTGGGATCACCTGGCTGCAGGTACTGCCATTTCCGGTGCAGGCATAGTAATTGGTGAGAACGTCAGTGCCATGGATCCCAATGTGGAAATTAAAGACGGCCGTGTAGTACATTCCCCAAATCTGGAGCGCAGGGTAAAGGATTTCCAGGATTGGTCAAACGGTAAAGGGTTTATTGCGGTACAGGCTAACGTAGAAGATACCAAGCTGGGTGTACAGGAATATGCTTTGGATAAACTAGGCGTTGAAGCCGTGGAAATCAAATGGGGTCAGGGCGCCAAGGATATCGGCGGCGAAGTGAAGCTGGATACACTGGAAAGGGCACAGCAACTGAAGAGCCGTGGCTATATTGTGTTGCCGGATCCAGATGATGCAAAGGTGCAGGAAGCTTTCAAGGCCGGATCATTTACAGAATTTGAACGTCATTCCCGTATTGGCATGGTAGAGCAGGAAAGCTTTATGGCTCGCGTGGAAGCACTGCGTAATGCCGGAGCCAAATATGTATTCTTAAAGACGGGTGCCTACAGGCCTGCTGACCTGGCCCGGGCCGTAAAATTTGCTTCCGATGCCAAGCTGGATCTATTGACCGTTGACGGTGCCGGTGGTGGAACCGGTATGAGCCCTTGGCGGATGATGAACGAGTGGGGAGTTCCCACCGTATACCTGCAGGCAATGCTCGTGAAGTACTGCGACAAGTTGGCAGCAAAGGGTGCTTACGTACCTCCTGTGGCCATTGCCGGCGGATTCACCCTGGAAGACCACATGTACAAAGGTCTGGCCATCGGTGCTCCTTATACAAAAGCTATCGGTATGGCCCGTTCCGCCCTTAGTGCTGCTATGGTTGGTAAGACCGTGGGAGAGGCAATAAAGAGCGGTAAAATTCCCGCCGAATACAAGAAGTACGGTGAGACTATGGATCAGATCTTTATCGGTGCTACCGAACTCAAGGAAAAACTTGGGGCCGAAGCGTTTAACCGCCTGCCGGCAGGTGCTATCGGCGTACACACCTACTTTGAGCGTCTGGCTCAAGGACTGCGTCAATTCATGTGTGGATCCCGTAAATTCGCACTGGATTACCTCAACAGGAATGATGTGGTTGCACTAACTAAAGACGCTGCCGAGATTACCGGTATTCAGTATATAATGGATGCAGATGCTGACGAGGTTGAACAAATTTTGAGTTAA
- a CDS encoding glutamine synthetase, translating into MKAFTKQDVIEKAREYDVKFIRLQFTNILGSLKNIAITIEELERALNGQISFDSSVIEGSTGFRESSVYLYPDPSTFVIFPWRPREGAVARLICDVVAPDGSPFGGCSRLALRNVINEYSNAGLDLQVGAEVEFFLFHTDERGKPTVVTHDQAGYCDMTPVDMGENARRDMVLTLQEMGFDVSSSHHEIAPGQHEIFLKEDNALTMADSIATFKFVVRTIAQRHGLHATFMPKPLADHNGSGMHLHYSLWEETENIFHDQQAHKGHSEILYNYTGGILYHARAITAVTNPLINSYKRLALNDLAPVLASWSAENRSTMLRVENQPGKGPSVVLRSPDPASNPYLALAVTMKAGLDGVEKKMSCPAAVSGDSSESVDIRRLRREMGLPPRLEEALKALNTDDVIGEALGGHIRQRFMKTKESELERFHLQVHQWEIEEYLKSY; encoded by the coding sequence GTGAAAGCTTTTACAAAGCAAGATGTAATAGAAAAAGCACGTGAATACGACGTAAAGTTTATACGCCTTCAATTTACCAATATACTGGGGTCTTTAAAAAATATCGCCATTACCATTGAGGAGCTGGAAAGAGCACTGAACGGCCAAATCAGTTTTGACAGTTCGGTTATAGAGGGATCCACCGGCTTTAGGGAATCGTCTGTTTACCTTTACCCGGACCCCAGCACCTTTGTTATTTTTCCCTGGCGCCCGCGGGAAGGGGCGGTGGCCCGGCTTATATGTGACGTGGTCGCTCCGGACGGGTCTCCATTTGGAGGGTGCTCTCGCTTAGCACTGCGTAATGTAATTAATGAATACTCTAATGCAGGATTGGACCTGCAGGTGGGGGCAGAGGTAGAATTTTTCCTATTTCATACTGATGAGAGGGGTAAGCCCACCGTGGTTACGCATGACCAGGCCGGGTACTGTGACATGACCCCGGTAGATATGGGGGAGAATGCCAGGCGTGACATGGTGCTTACGTTGCAGGAAATGGGTTTTGATGTTTCCTCGTCCCACCATGAAATAGCTCCAGGGCAGCACGAGATTTTTCTGAAAGAAGATAATGCTCTAACTATGGCGGACAGTATTGCAACTTTTAAATTTGTGGTCCGTACTATTGCCCAGAGACACGGGCTGCATGCTACATTTATGCCCAAGCCCCTTGCTGATCACAATGGTTCGGGGATGCACTTGCATTATTCCCTCTGGGAAGAGACGGAAAATATCTTTCATGACCAACAGGCGCATAAAGGGCACAGTGAAATTCTTTACAACTATACCGGCGGCATTTTATACCATGCCAGGGCTATAACGGCCGTAACCAACCCGCTGATTAATTCCTATAAACGGCTGGCCCTGAATGACCTGGCACCTGTGCTGGCCAGCTGGTCCGCGGAAAATAGGAGCACCATGCTACGGGTTGAAAATCAGCCTGGCAAAGGCCCCAGTGTAGTACTAAGAAGCCCGGACCCGGCCTCCAACCCCTACCTAGCCCTGGCGGTAACCATGAAGGCCGGCCTGGACGGGGTGGAAAAGAAAATGTCCTGTCCCGCTGCGGTATCCGGAGATTCCAGCGAATCAGTAGATATCCGTAGGCTGAGAAGGGAAATGGGGCTGCCACCCAGGCTGGAAGAAGCGTTAAAAGCGCTAAATACAGATGACGTCATAGGCGAGGCACTGGGCGGACACATCCGGCAGCGCTTTATGAAAACAAAGGAAAGCGAGCTGGAACGGTTTCACCTGCAGGTGCACCAGTGGGAGATTGAGGAGTATTTGAAAAGTTATTAA
- a CDS encoding ANTAR domain-containing protein: MFMHLWLRIAIELTLSINFFSTVLKYYKNRRFRGVRMNGARIVIADKEKGFRKQLREILKQAGYLVVGEAEDVKTTLHLVSQTEPELLVLDVDLPGFGEMQLIRVLEERRVVSVVLTFPYDHRLIVDMAAAGGVFGLLTKPVQETSVFPILESALVNFRRVKLLEKETGKLRQELETRKVVERAKGLLMEKKGMNEADAFRYLQKLSMDRCVSMMKVAKQTVITLQNR, from the coding sequence ATGTTTATGCATTTATGGCTCCGGATTGCGATAGAATTAACCCTGTCTATTAATTTTTTTTCCACCGTGTTAAAATATTACAAGAATAGACGCTTTAGAGGTGTCCGAATGAATGGTGCCAGGATTGTAATTGCAGATAAGGAAAAAGGCTTCAGGAAGCAGTTGCGGGAAATACTCAAGCAGGCGGGTTACCTGGTGGTCGGTGAGGCGGAAGATGTAAAGACTACTTTGCACCTGGTTTCCCAGACAGAGCCTGAATTACTGGTACTGGACGTCGATTTGCCGGGTTTCGGAGAAATGCAATTAATAAGGGTGCTGGAGGAGCGGCGGGTGGTGTCGGTGGTTTTAACCTTTCCCTATGATCACCGGCTAATAGTAGATATGGCCGCTGCCGGGGGGGTTTTCGGTTTGCTCACCAAACCGGTACAGGAAACATCGGTTTTCCCTATACTTGAATCGGCCCTGGTAAATTTCAGGCGGGTAAAGCTTCTGGAAAAGGAAACCGGAAAGCTGCGCCAGGAACTGGAAACACGGAAAGTAGTAGAGCGCGCCAAGGGATTATTAATGGAAAAGAAGGGCATGAATGAGGCGGACGCTTTCCGATACTTGCAAAAGCTTAGTATGGATCGTTGTGTAAGCATGATGAAAGTGGCCAAACAAACTGTTATAACCTTACAAAACCGGTAA